The Epilithonimonas zeae genome contains the following window.
ACAAGTCACGACATCAGCGCCGATTTTTGCACAATTGATGATGTGCATACTGTGTCTTACAGAGGCTGCCAAAATTTCTGTTTCGTAACCATAATTATCAAAAATAAGACGGATTTCTTCAATAAGATTCAAACTGTCTGTTGAAATATCATCCAGTCTTCCCAAAAACGGAGAAACGTAACTCGCACCTGCTTTTGCGGCTAAAAGAGCTTGTCCGGCAGAGAAAATCAAGGTGCAATTGGTTTTGATTCCTTTGCTGGAAAAATATTTGAGAGCTTTTACACCATCTTTTATCATTGGAATTTTCACAACGATATTTGGATGAATTGCGGCAAGAATTTCGCCTTCGGCAATCATTTCTTCGTAAGTTGTGGATAAGACTTCCGCAGAAATATCTCCGTCTACAATCTCGCAAATATATTTGTAATGTTGCAAGATAGCTTCTGTTCCGCTGATTCCTTCTTTTGCCATCAAGGATGGATTAGTTGTAACGCCATCCAGAATTCCAAGGTCGTTAGCTTCTCTAATCTGCTCTAAATTGGCAGTGTCGATAAAAAATTTCATATGTAGATTTTTATTTGTTATTAGTTCAGTTATTAGGTTTGATTATTTCATTCCATTCAGCACTCTTTTGTCATTCCGTAGGAATCTCAACACAGCAAGAATAAAGCAGTTTAGATTCCTACGGAATGACAAAGGTGTTGTTGAAATTTGATTATAATTTATCAAAGTGAATGTTTATATTTTAAATTGTATTTTAAGTGTTAAATTTACACTTAATAAATAAAACAAACAATTTCCTGTCTTAAAAAGATTCAGAAAGTTGTTGCTTAAATTTTTATTTAATTGTGATGACCCATTGGGAGTTTGATTTTCTTCAAATCTTCCAGTTCGTTCAAGGGTCTTTCGATATCATAAGGAATCGGCATTTTTGAAAACGTCTGGAAATACAGCAGACACGCATCTTTCCACCAAACGGCATCTTTTGCCTGAATCTTTAATTTTGATTGAACTTCGGTAAATCTTTTTTCATCAACATAAGGCTGCATTTTGTCCCAGATTTTCTGATAATCTCTGACATTTTTTACACCTGTATCATATTTGTATGATAGTTCTTCCCACAAAGTTTTACCGTCTTTCATCTGATAATCCCACGGAACGTGATGAAACCAGAGAATAAGGTTTTCGGGAGTCGTTTTGATATTTCCGTAGATGTCGTTGAGTGGAGGAAAATATTGTGAAACAGCATTGCTTCCCGTTTTGGTTCTGTCAAAACCTAAACCCTGCGTATTTGCCTGATGATAGTATACCGGTGACCAGTCTGCTCTCGTACCTTTATAGTCACCCCACGGTTCCGGTCCGTAATGGTGCATTCCGGCAAAAATATGGTGTAAACCAAGTGGCATCATATAATCTACCGCCGTTTCCCTTGAAGTGAGCATCATTTGTTTTACAGGATTGAGGAATTTTTCGTTGTCAGTGAAGGTCATTTTAATCCATTCGTCGGCAATCTGTTCCGAAGTCAAATCGTGGTTCCAAGCTAAACGTCCGAAAGCATACCAATTGGCCTGTGCAAAATGATGTCCCGTCCAGTTTTTATCTTCTCCAATATTGGCAACTGCCGAAATAGCCGAAATTTTTGCAGGTCTTAAAGTTCCGTCTGTAATTTTCGCAATTGTAGAACCTTTTCCGTCAGAATACGTATCACTGTCCAAAGTTTCCTTGAATAAAGGAGCAAGGTAAACAAGATGATTGGCTTGCCCTAAATATTCCTGAGTAATTTGGAACTCTACCATTTCGGAAGTTTTTTTCAATGCTCCGAAAAGTGGATTAAAAGCTTCACGAGGCTGAAAATCAACAGGTCCGTTTTTAATCTGAACAATCACATTATCTCTGAATTTCCCGTCTAGCGGAACAAATTCCAGATAAGCCTGTTTTGCTCGGTCTTCTTTACTCGGACTGTACACAAACGCTCTCCACATTACAATTCCGCCATAAGGCTTCAAGACATCTGCCATCATATTAGCGCCATCAGCGTGCGTTCTTCCGTAATCCTGCGGTCCCGGCTGTCCTTCCGAATTGGCTTTCACTAAAAATCCTCCGAAGTCAGGAATTAATTTATAAATTTCTGATGCTTTGTCTTTCCACCATTTTTGAACATCTTTATTTAAAGGATCAGAATTTTCCAATCCGTCCAAAACTTTAGGCGACGAAAAATTGACTGATAAATAAACTTTGATTCCGTAAGGTCTGAAAATATCTGCGAGAATTTTTACTTTTTCAAGATAGTCTTTGCGGAGCATATTTGGTGAAGCATTCACGTTGTTGAGAACAGTTGCATTAATCCCGATTGAGGCATTTGCTCTAGCATATTCTTCGTATCTCGGAGAAATTGCATTCGGCAAATCTTCCCATTTCCAAAGCGAATGTCCTGCATAACCACGCTCAATCGTTCCGTCAAGATTATCCCAATGGTTGAGAATTCTGACATCGTAGGAAGGTTTTTCGGTAATATTCAGATTTGTTAATCCAGATTTTGTTTGCTGCAAACGTAAAATATGATAAACCCCATACAACAATCCGATTTCTTTTTCGGCAGAAATGACCAGTTTATTCTGAACTGATTTTATGGTATAACCGCCTTTCAGATTTTTTAATGATTTGTCGGTTCGAAGTTCAATTTCCTGACCTTGCCAATGATTCATTAATTCTTTTTTGGCGACATTCAAAGTCGGATTGTTTCCTTTGGAAATAATTTTCTCTGTCGAAATTCCGTTCCTTGCCGGAAACCGAAGCCAAAGCTGACTGCCGTCTTCTGCGAAAATGGTTAATGGAATCATTAGAAATAATAGGATATACAGTCGGAAATAGCGCATTAGATTTTCTTTTAATTTTTATTTAAATAAGTTTTGGCTAAAGCCAAATTGTATCTCTTCATCTTTAAACGGGCTAAAGCCCGTTCCTATTGATAATAGGATTTCATCCTATCCTTCGTTAAATCGTCCCTTCGGGACTTTTTATAGATTATTCTTCTAAACCTTCAATGGTTTTAATTTTACCATCGTTGTCATATTCCAATTCGATTACCTTCATACTTCTGAGCCAGGTTTTTCCTTCACTCGGAACAGAGTCGTGGAAAAACAGATACCATTTTCCTTTGAATTCAGCAATGCTGTGATGAGTTGTCCATCCAATGACAGGCGTCAGAATTTCTCCCTGAAAAGTAAAGGGACCATAAGGACTGTCGCCTGTGGCATAACAAATCAAATGCGTATCGCCGGTAGAATATGAGAAATAATATTTGCTGTTGTATTTATGCATCCAGGACGCTTCGAAAAAGCGGTGTTTGTCGCCGTGAAGCAATGGATTTCCATTTTCGTCAAGAATTAAAACATCTTTCGGCTCTTCTTCAAACTCCAGCATATCATCGCTCAATAAAACAACTTTTGAAGGAATTGCCGGTTCGTTATCATTTGGAATTACTGCAGATTCTAAGGCTTTGTTGTTTCTGTAACGCTGCAATTGTCCACCCCAGATTCCACCAAAATACATATAATGTCTTCCGTTTTCTTCAAAAATACAAGGGTCGATGCTATAACTTCCCAACATCGGATGTTTCTCCGGAATAAATGGTCCGTAAGGTTTGTCACTTACCGCAACACCGATTCTGAAGATGTCATTTTTATCTTTTAACGGAAAATACATATAATATTTTCCATTTTTGAATGCCACATCACAATCCCACAATTGCCTTCCCGACCAAGGAATATCTTTTACCGAAAGGACAACACCGTGGTCTGTGATTTCGCCGTTTTCTACATCATCCAACGAGAAAACGTGATAATCGTTCATATCGAAATGGTCTCCGTTGTCATTTTCTTCGATGCCGCTTTCACGGTCGTGTGATGGATAAATGTAAATTTTGCCTTCAAAAACGTGTACGGACGGGTCTGCCATATAATCTTTCGGGAATAGATATTTTGCTTTTTTCATTTTAATTTAGATGTTAAGATAATAGACTGATAGATTTTATTTTCTCGCAGTTTTTCAGATTATTTAAATAAAAATCTACTTAATTTGCTAAGTCTGCGAGAGAAATATTTTTGTGATTTGCAGATTATTTTTTAACCTTATAGGTATTGAAAACCTATAAGGTTTGAAGCTGCATTATTTTTCTTTTGTTAACTGAATGATTTTTTCTACTACAGGTTTTGCCTGATTATTCCGGTCGAAAAGTAACGGATAATCGGTTCTGCCTTTTACCGGAAAATCGTTTTTCCAGGATTGTGCATCAGTAGTTCCCCACAAGGTTACTCTTCTGATTTTATCCTGATGTTTCAGGAATAATCTGAAAAAATCCAGATAACGGTTTTCCCATTCTGTTTTTACATTTTCGGGAAGTCCGGCCGTATAAGGATTCATTTTTGCTTCATATTCTACTTTATCGGAAACGTTGGCAGAAGTTCCCCAAGGAGAAGGAAGTGCGCTGATTTCCATTTCAGTAATATTTACTTTTACGCCGTTTGCTGTGTAGTCAAGAATTGCTTTTTCGTATTCGTCAAGGGTTGGTGTATCAAGACCAACGTGGGTCTGCATTCCTACTCCATCGATTCGGATTCCCCTGGATTTTAAAGTCTGAACCATTTTGC
Protein-coding sequences here:
- the fsa gene encoding fructose-6-phosphate aldolase gives rise to the protein MKFFIDTANLEQIREANDLGILDGVTTNPSLMAKEGISGTEAILQHYKYICEIVDGDISAEVLSTTYEEMIAEGEILAAIHPNIVVKIPMIKDGVKALKYFSSKGIKTNCTLIFSAGQALLAAKAGASYVSPFLGRLDDISTDSLNLIEEIRLIFDNYGYETEILAASVRHSMHIINCAKIGADVVTCPIQPILSLLKHPLTDSGLEQFIKDSQKMQ
- a CDS encoding alpha-glucuronidase; protein product: MRYFRLYILLFLMIPLTIFAEDGSQLWLRFPARNGISTEKIISKGNNPTLNVAKKELMNHWQGQEIELRTDKSLKNLKGGYTIKSVQNKLVISAEKEIGLLYGVYHILRLQQTKSGLTNLNITEKPSYDVRILNHWDNLDGTIERGYAGHSLWKWEDLPNAISPRYEEYARANASIGINATVLNNVNASPNMLRKDYLEKVKILADIFRPYGIKVYLSVNFSSPKVLDGLENSDPLNKDVQKWWKDKASEIYKLIPDFGGFLVKANSEGQPGPQDYGRTHADGANMMADVLKPYGGIVMWRAFVYSPSKEDRAKQAYLEFVPLDGKFRDNVIVQIKNGPVDFQPREAFNPLFGALKKTSEMVEFQITQEYLGQANHLVYLAPLFKETLDSDTYSDGKGSTIAKITDGTLRPAKISAISAVANIGEDKNWTGHHFAQANWYAFGRLAWNHDLTSEQIADEWIKMTFTDNEKFLNPVKQMMLTSRETAVDYMMPLGLHHIFAGMHHYGPEPWGDYKGTRADWSPVYYHQANTQGLGFDRTKTGSNAVSQYFPPLNDIYGNIKTTPENLILWFHHVPWDYQMKDGKTLWEELSYKYDTGVKNVRDYQKIWDKMQPYVDEKRFTEVQSKLKIQAKDAVWWKDACLLYFQTFSKMPIPYDIERPLNELEDLKKIKLPMGHHN
- a CDS encoding glycoside hydrolase family 43 protein; this encodes MKKAKYLFPKDYMADPSVHVFEGKIYIYPSHDRESGIEENDNGDHFDMNDYHVFSLDDVENGEITDHGVVLSVKDIPWSGRQLWDCDVAFKNGKYYMYFPLKDKNDIFRIGVAVSDKPYGPFIPEKHPMLGSYSIDPCIFEENGRHYMYFGGIWGGQLQRYRNNKALESAVIPNDNEPAIPSKVVLLSDDMLEFEEEPKDVLILDENGNPLLHGDKHRFFEASWMHKYNSKYYFSYSTGDTHLICYATGDSPYGPFTFQGEILTPVIGWTTHHSIAEFKGKWYLFFHDSVPSEGKTWLRSMKVIELEYDNDGKIKTIEGLEE